The following coding sequences lie in one Alicyclobacillus curvatus genomic window:
- a CDS encoding transposase, whose translation MNGVKYKNFEQASFEDIMVYSVIPPHPFWDAVAKYIDFSFADKLCAPLYSPIGQHPYAPSLKLKIHLVQRYYNISDREMELKIVGDIFIKRFLGVPISLAKFDHSTIALDRSRLGADIFHACHVNILAQALNLGMWGQDDDRWLVDAFHTHANVATPSVYELIQQAAQKLVRYLKRHNPARYEKLKENMDVGAFFRKLKREVQGSERNLAFSNLCVLAFSLVAWLERADTDDMDTQWKNDNEQETAKQQREVLLRILRENVTPKLPDENQSPSSENVEPQKEDIQYVEQDKNNKPSDRVVSAHDPEVRVGHKSKKLAFIGDKTQVVESANSHLVLNAEPIPGNEVDGIALESVVKAVVDEFDKRPKEVVADSAYGNAENRDKLSKELHILLTAPLPKFTNPSGKAFRAEDFTYIPERDVVVCPGGYTSVRKNHIKQSKGTQHGFAEEDCTACPLRAQCTDHAKGRTVFVSDYWELIQEAKKYNASQEGQEALRARYEIERTNNEMKRHHGLGKPRTRGRSKLRIDVKITSMVVNVKVMVKELLNRGKPLEAPVCL comes from the coding sequence ATGAACGGGGTAAAGTACAAGAACTTTGAGCAAGCCTCCTTCGAGGACATCATGGTGTATTCAGTCATACCACCTCATCCATTCTGGGATGCAGTGGCGAAATACATTGATTTCTCGTTCGCGGATAAGCTCTGTGCTCCCTTGTACTCACCCATCGGCCAACACCCGTATGCCCCGTCCTTGAAACTTAAAATCCATCTCGTACAGCGGTACTACAACATTTCCGACCGTGAGATGGAGCTAAAGATCGTCGGTGATATCTTCATTAAGCGATTTTTAGGTGTACCGATCTCACTCGCAAAGTTTGACCACAGCACAATTGCGCTGGACAGGAGTCGGCTTGGCGCGGATATATTCCATGCCTGTCACGTGAATATCCTCGCTCAGGCACTGAACCTCGGCATGTGGGGACAAGATGATGACCGCTGGTTGGTAGATGCGTTCCACACGCATGCCAATGTTGCTACGCCAAGTGTATATGAGCTCATTCAACAAGCGGCTCAAAAGCTTGTGCGTTACTTGAAGCGTCATAACCCAGCGCGTTACGAAAAATTGAAGGAGAACATGGATGTGGGGGCATTCTTTCGCAAACTCAAGCGTGAGGTGCAGGGCAGCGAAAGAAATCTCGCCTTCAGCAATCTATGTGTTTTGGCGTTCAGTTTAGTGGCATGGCTGGAACGTGCGGACACCGACGACATGGATACCCAGTGGAAAAACGACAATGAGCAGGAAACAGCCAAGCAACAACGCGAGGTGCTCCTGCGTATTTTACGTGAGAACGTTACTCCGAAGCTCCCTGACGAAAACCAGTCTCCTTCATCTGAGAATGTGGAACCACAGAAAGAGGATATTCAGTACGTTGAACAGGACAAAAATAACAAGCCCTCCGACCGTGTAGTGAGTGCACATGACCCAGAAGTACGTGTTGGGCACAAGTCCAAAAAGCTGGCGTTTATTGGCGATAAGACACAAGTCGTGGAGTCGGCCAACTCTCACCTAGTCCTCAATGCGGAGCCTATCCCTGGTAATGAAGTAGATGGAATTGCACTGGAGTCGGTTGTAAAGGCTGTGGTGGATGAGTTCGACAAGCGTCCCAAGGAAGTAGTGGCAGACTCAGCTTACGGAAATGCTGAGAATCGCGACAAGCTCTCCAAGGAACTACATATCCTTCTAACGGCACCGTTGCCCAAATTCACGAACCCGTCCGGAAAGGCATTTCGAGCTGAAGACTTCACATACATACCGGAACGTGACGTGGTCGTGTGTCCTGGTGGGTACACGTCAGTCCGAAAGAACCACATTAAGCAATCTAAGGGTACACAACATGGATTTGCTGAAGAGGATTGCACAGCATGCCCTTTACGTGCGCAGTGCACCGACCATGCAAAGGGACGTACTGTGTTCGTGAGTGACTACTGGGAACTGATTCAGGAGGCAAAGAAGTACAATGCGAGCCAGGAGGGTCAAGAGGCACTTCGAGCTCGATACGAAATTGAGCGCACCAATAACGAAATGAAACGTCACCACGGACTCGGAAAGCCCCGAACCCGTGGTCGTAGCAAGTTGCGGATCGACGTTAAGATTACCTCTATGGTGGTCAATGTAAAGGTAATGGTGAAGGAGTTATTGAACCGAGGTAAGCCGTTAGAGGCCCCCGTCTGCCTTTAA
- a CDS encoding sporulation protein YqfD — translation MKVSPRLEHLVLGYLYTELRGNRVNDVVRQLMHAGVALYHVRVHGTVGTAGFALSDLADVYTVCRRNRVKIRFVRKEGLPFFLRSLRRRKSMVVGVALFAGILFACQSLVWQVNVTGVDSEDAAAILHVARQSGVYPGAFKQSLPDVNKMQVVLQDKLPSMMWIGVNVVGAQVRIQALKKVEGVQAIEDKPHNIVAARPAVVRKVFATRGSVKVTPGQTVQPGALLISGALGDGAKAVPATGIVLAEVWYKSDVEVPLHVAQRALTGESVKFDTLQIGSLNVRVWGWRNPDFKAWFDEEQDTTWKVGNFQVPAIWRQVTRYEATKQEVAQSANTATQTALALARQDVLSKPARERTILGQTVLHTEVTHGKLYATILTRVEEDIGTVAPIPVQPPTADGSKAPS, via the coding sequence ATGAAAGTGAGCCCGCGGCTGGAGCATCTTGTGCTGGGCTATCTATATACCGAACTGCGCGGCAACCGCGTCAATGATGTCGTGCGCCAATTGATGCATGCGGGGGTAGCCCTATACCACGTGAGGGTGCACGGCACTGTCGGTACGGCGGGATTTGCACTGTCCGATCTCGCTGACGTCTACACCGTCTGCCGCCGCAATCGTGTGAAGATACGGTTCGTTCGCAAAGAGGGTCTGCCTTTCTTTCTCAGAAGCCTCAGACGGCGAAAGAGCATGGTCGTAGGTGTGGCCCTGTTTGCTGGCATTTTGTTCGCATGTCAGTCCCTCGTCTGGCAAGTCAATGTCACCGGAGTTGACAGCGAAGATGCAGCTGCCATTCTTCATGTCGCAAGACAAAGTGGCGTTTACCCCGGCGCGTTCAAACAATCGTTGCCGGATGTGAATAAAATGCAGGTGGTCCTGCAGGATAAACTTCCCTCGATGATGTGGATAGGCGTCAATGTTGTTGGCGCACAGGTACGGATTCAAGCTTTGAAAAAAGTCGAGGGTGTCCAGGCCATCGAGGACAAGCCGCACAATATCGTGGCAGCTCGACCCGCTGTTGTCCGCAAGGTATTTGCCACGCGAGGCAGTGTAAAAGTGACTCCCGGCCAGACTGTGCAGCCGGGTGCGCTGCTCATTTCCGGAGCGCTTGGAGATGGTGCCAAAGCCGTCCCGGCCACGGGTATTGTCCTCGCAGAAGTGTGGTATAAGTCTGACGTGGAAGTTCCGCTCCACGTCGCACAAAGGGCGCTCACGGGGGAGTCGGTAAAGTTCGATACACTTCAAATTGGATCTTTGAATGTGCGCGTATGGGGGTGGCGCAACCCTGATTTCAAAGCGTGGTTTGATGAAGAACAGGATACCACTTGGAAAGTGGGGAACTTTCAAGTCCCCGCGATTTGGCGGCAGGTTACGCGGTATGAAGCGACGAAACAGGAAGTGGCGCAGTCTGCGAACACTGCGACGCAAACGGCTTTGGCCCTCGCCCGCCAGGATGTCCTCAGCAAACCTGCTCGTGAGCGCACAATTCTCGGGCAAACTGTTTTACATACGGAAGTTACACATGGTAAGCTATATGCAACTATACTGACGCGGGTCGAAGAAGATATTGGCACCGTCGCCCCGATTCCAGTTCAACCGCCGACGGCGGACGGAAGCAAAGCACCATCGTGA
- a CDS encoding PhoH family protein has product MTQDIIVRKWSFANNDEAVAVLGPNDALLCLLDDAFASKVTTRGTEVSLSGSEESVNQMYAILRAVTQLAQLGVHLSEGDYRYAIELAKDGDIDALVPLYTEEVAVTVRGKPIRVKTLGQRRYVDAIRKHDIVFGIGPAGTGKTYLAVAMAVMALKRGDVKRIVLTRPAVEAGENLGFLPGDLQEKVDPYLRPVYDALYDLYGPEQVGRALERGNIEIAPLAYMRGRTLDDSFVILDEAQNTTIEQMKMFLTRLGFGSKMVITGDVTQIDLPRGRPSGLIQAAQILTAIPDINFHYFTGADVVRHHLVQKIIEAYDRLSASPNGPLQT; this is encoded by the coding sequence TTGACGCAAGACATCATCGTTCGAAAGTGGTCATTTGCAAACAATGATGAGGCAGTAGCGGTGCTTGGACCGAACGATGCGCTGTTATGTCTGCTGGACGACGCGTTCGCGTCAAAGGTCACCACGCGTGGAACTGAAGTCAGTTTGTCTGGAAGTGAAGAATCCGTCAATCAGATGTACGCCATTTTGCGGGCTGTTACACAGTTGGCGCAGTTAGGCGTACATTTGTCTGAAGGCGACTATCGCTACGCTATTGAACTGGCAAAAGATGGTGATATTGACGCCTTGGTGCCACTCTATACAGAAGAAGTTGCTGTCACCGTTCGCGGTAAGCCGATTCGGGTCAAAACCCTCGGTCAGCGTCGCTATGTGGACGCCATTCGGAAGCACGACATCGTCTTTGGAATTGGGCCCGCTGGAACGGGCAAGACCTACTTGGCTGTAGCAATGGCCGTGATGGCGCTGAAACGCGGCGACGTAAAGCGGATTGTGTTGACAAGGCCAGCTGTAGAAGCTGGCGAGAATCTCGGTTTTTTGCCGGGAGACCTGCAGGAGAAAGTCGACCCTTATCTTCGACCCGTTTACGATGCGCTCTATGACTTGTATGGCCCAGAGCAGGTCGGACGTGCGTTGGAGCGGGGAAACATCGAAATTGCGCCGCTCGCATACATGCGCGGACGCACACTGGATGACTCGTTCGTCATCCTGGACGAAGCACAAAACACGACTATCGAACAGATGAAGATGTTTTTGACGAGACTCGGGTTTGGCTCAAAGATGGTGATTACGGGTGATGTCACGCAGATTGACTTGCCCCGTGGACGTCCGTCGGGGTTAATCCAGGCAGCCCAGATACTGACCGCGATTCCTGACATAAATTTTCACTACTTCACCGGAGCGGATGTCGTTCGGCACCACTTGGTTCAGAAGATCATTGAGGCGTACGACAGGCTGAGTGCGAGTCCGAATGGGCCGCTGCAGACCTGA
- a CDS encoding HDIG domain-containing protein, whose amino-acid sequence MWSRWMLAIRQLLDDESFREGKRVRHGLYVTLGVVLYIVLIGTVLPPRYNFQLHQTSPVTIRSPITAVDTLKTQQSRDQAMQRVQPIYTQSAEVETQAVQNADKLYQTATQVVSNTSLSTAARLQQLQAVAPKKVSPSTLQVLIGLDPQQIGTLQSVSDGIIKALLDQQFTQNSMSQASLLVDRQMLNYNLDHVSRLVVQDVVTSVLSPNMVYQKQATDRQRQLAAEQVPATYIHQGDVIVSKGEIISDTIISELKDVGLYGNQPHYGVLVGFALFMLIAVGLLRIYIEHRPVRRRVDNLRLLILTLILTLMAVLILLTKDVINGGGPASAAYVMPISMGAMLITVIVDASLAVVTCFYLSLLFGVAMGYDFWFTFIAVVGSLIGAYSVERVTHRGTFMRAGFLVSLMNMIAILAMQLLAPGDGVDFHQTWVRLGLGGLNGLLSAILTMGILPFFETAFGLLTPIRLLELSNPSNPLLKKLLMEAPGTYHHSLIVGNLAEAAAEIVGADPLICRVGAYYHDVGKMRRPMFFVENQMTKENPHDKIAPSLSHLIITSHVTDGLAMLEKAGLPKPIRDICATHHGTTILWYFYNKAREQDKNGSVQVDDYRYPGPKPKTRENAILMVCDAVEAAVRAMQKPTPGRVEGVIRKIIRDRLQDGQLDECDLTLQDLDAMVGAFMKTLKGIYHSRIEYPDPDKIRKEVAK is encoded by the coding sequence ATGTGGTCAAGATGGATGCTGGCCATCCGACAATTGTTAGACGATGAAAGCTTTCGAGAAGGCAAGAGGGTGCGCCACGGTCTGTACGTGACGCTCGGTGTCGTTTTGTACATTGTCCTTATCGGGACCGTTCTGCCGCCGCGGTACAACTTTCAACTGCATCAGACAAGTCCTGTGACAATTCGCTCGCCTATCACGGCAGTGGATACTTTAAAGACGCAGCAAAGCCGCGACCAAGCGATGCAACGGGTGCAACCGATATACACGCAGTCTGCAGAGGTGGAAACGCAGGCGGTACAAAACGCAGACAAGCTTTATCAGACCGCGACGCAGGTCGTCAGCAATACATCGTTGTCGACCGCAGCAAGGTTACAGCAGCTTCAGGCGGTAGCGCCGAAAAAGGTGTCTCCGTCGACGCTGCAGGTTCTCATCGGACTCGACCCGCAACAGATTGGCACGCTGCAGAGCGTGTCGGACGGCATCATTAAGGCCCTCCTAGATCAACAATTTACGCAGAACTCAATGAGCCAGGCGTCGCTCTTGGTCGATAGGCAGATGTTGAACTATAATCTCGATCACGTTTCCCGCCTCGTGGTCCAAGATGTCGTCACGAGCGTCCTGTCGCCGAACATGGTGTATCAGAAACAGGCCACTGACCGACAGCGTCAACTGGCCGCAGAGCAGGTCCCTGCCACGTATATTCATCAAGGTGACGTGATTGTCTCCAAAGGTGAAATCATTTCCGATACCATCATCTCTGAGTTAAAAGATGTTGGGTTATACGGTAACCAGCCACATTACGGGGTTCTTGTCGGATTTGCACTGTTCATGTTGATTGCAGTCGGCTTGCTTCGTATTTACATCGAGCATCGCCCAGTCCGGCGGCGGGTGGACAACCTGCGGCTGTTGATTTTGACGCTGATTCTCACCTTGATGGCGGTCCTTATTTTACTGACAAAGGATGTCATCAATGGCGGCGGCCCGGCTTCCGCCGCTTACGTGATGCCCATTTCGATGGGGGCCATGTTGATTACTGTCATTGTGGATGCGTCACTGGCGGTTGTGACGTGCTTTTACTTGTCACTGCTGTTTGGCGTTGCCATGGGGTACGACTTCTGGTTCACGTTTATCGCCGTCGTGGGCTCTCTCATTGGGGCCTACAGCGTGGAGCGCGTGACGCATCGCGGCACGTTCATGAGAGCGGGATTCCTCGTGTCGCTGATGAACATGATTGCGATTTTGGCCATGCAGCTGCTCGCACCGGGAGACGGCGTGGATTTTCACCAGACGTGGGTTCGCCTTGGACTTGGCGGGCTCAATGGTCTTCTGAGTGCCATTCTCACCATGGGCATCCTGCCGTTTTTTGAAACGGCGTTCGGACTGCTCACGCCGATTCGGCTGCTCGAGCTCTCGAATCCGAGTAATCCACTGCTGAAAAAGTTGCTGATGGAAGCGCCTGGAACCTATCATCACAGCCTGATTGTCGGTAATCTGGCTGAAGCTGCTGCGGAAATTGTCGGTGCCGATCCGCTCATCTGCCGCGTCGGCGCATATTACCACGACGTTGGCAAAATGCGACGGCCGATGTTTTTTGTGGAGAATCAAATGACGAAGGAAAATCCGCATGACAAGATTGCGCCGAGCCTCAGTCATCTGATTATCACGTCACATGTGACCGATGGACTCGCTATGCTCGAAAAAGCCGGCCTGCCAAAGCCGATTCGCGACATCTGCGCAACGCACCACGGAACTACCATCCTGTGGTACTTCTACAACAAGGCGAGGGAGCAGGACAAGAACGGATCGGTCCAGGTCGACGACTACAGATATCCCGGCCCGAAGCCAAAGACGCGCGAGAATGCCATCCTGATGGTTTGCGACGCTGTCGAAGCGGCAGTTCGGGCCATGCAAAAGCCCACACCCGGGCGTGTGGAAGGTGTAATCCGAAAGATTATTCGCGACCGCTTGCAGGATGGGCAGTTGGATGAGTGTGACCTCACCTTGCAAGACCTGGATGCAATGGTCGGGGCCTTTATGAAAACCTTAAAGGGCATCTACCACTCCCGGATTGAATATCCCGACCCGGACAAAATTCGAAAGGAAGTCGCGAAATGA
- the ybeY gene encoding rRNA maturation RNase YbeY codes for MTAGIEVDLDIRCPLPQGLDVDTAFVLRILGEAARQLDVTGEVSVSLVTDEEIHELNNTYRNVDRPTDVLSFALREGDDDGFTDFAELDFEPLGDLVISVPTALRQAQEYGHSPEREMGFLLVHGFLHLLGYDHQDEPAEAEMTRIQEQVLEEVGLRRDATLPGSD; via the coding sequence ATGACGGCTGGTATAGAAGTCGATCTCGATATCCGCTGCCCGCTGCCACAGGGCCTTGACGTGGATACTGCATTTGTTCTGCGCATACTTGGAGAAGCTGCACGTCAGCTTGATGTGACTGGTGAAGTCTCCGTGTCGCTTGTGACCGATGAAGAGATTCATGAACTCAATAACACATATCGCAACGTGGACAGACCTACGGATGTCCTGTCGTTTGCGCTGCGCGAGGGCGACGACGACGGTTTCACGGATTTCGCGGAGCTCGACTTCGAGCCGCTCGGGGACCTCGTCATCAGTGTGCCGACGGCTCTGCGCCAGGCACAAGAGTATGGGCACTCGCCGGAACGAGAAATGGGCTTTCTGCTCGTCCACGGGTTCTTGCACCTGCTTGGTTATGACCATCAGGACGAGCCTGCAGAGGCTGAAATGACGAGGATTCAAGAGCAGGTGTTGGAGGAAGTAGGGTTACGGCGAGACGCCACACTTCCGGGGAGTGACTAA
- a CDS encoding diacylglycerol kinase family protein, producing MPAQSTDDNDRLEREAVKWRKSLLFAFKFARQGAVRSLRLQRNLRIHWTAGTAVLVWNLCVRPSTVLVTVSILTIALVMSIELLNTAVEHLTDLATAGNYHELAKWAKDASAAAVLVSSVGAIAVAVLLLADTWPWHFLLLTRANLIGAAQSAVGIVLLIVWGVTSGLRQVERRKHHDN from the coding sequence GTGCCGGCACAGAGCACCGACGACAATGACAGGCTGGAGCGCGAAGCGGTAAAATGGCGAAAGAGTCTGCTGTTTGCGTTCAAGTTTGCCAGGCAAGGAGCCGTTCGCAGCCTGCGGTTACAACGCAATCTCCGCATTCACTGGACAGCCGGTACGGCTGTCCTTGTTTGGAATTTGTGCGTCCGGCCGTCCACTGTACTGGTCACGGTGTCCATCTTGACGATTGCTCTGGTGATGTCGATTGAGCTGCTCAACACAGCCGTTGAGCATTTGACGGATTTGGCGACAGCGGGAAATTACCATGAACTCGCTAAATGGGCAAAAGATGCATCTGCAGCTGCCGTCCTCGTCTCGAGTGTTGGTGCCATTGCCGTTGCAGTTCTGCTGCTTGCGGATACGTGGCCGTGGCATTTTTTGCTGCTGACACGCGCAAACCTGATTGGGGCGGCACAAAGCGCAGTGGGAATTGTCTTACTGATTGTGTGGGGAGTCACGAGTGGGCTCCGACAGGTTGAAAGGAGAAAGCATCATGATAACTAA
- the era gene encoding GTPase Era, producing the protein MITNQKETFRSGFVALIGRPNVGKSTMLNALVGQKIAIMSHRPQTTRNQIRGVLTTEDAQVVFIDTPGIHKPKHRLGEFMVETAESTLKEVDVVCWVCDVTEPNHAGDAFILEKLKGIDTPVLCILNKVDAVDKPNVLVMMDALSKEMEFAEMIPVSARDGTQLDVLRHALVKYLPEGPQYYPDEMVTDHPERFIIAEIIREKVLRLTQEEVPHSVMVDIEQLERRETSGVVYAHAIIYTERDSQKGILIGKRGAMLKKVGQMARQELEGLLGNKVYLELWVKVKKDWRNDPSLLHRFGFREDR; encoded by the coding sequence ATGATAACTAACCAGAAGGAGACATTCCGGTCTGGATTTGTAGCGCTCATTGGTCGGCCGAACGTCGGCAAGTCGACGATGCTAAACGCCCTGGTGGGTCAAAAGATTGCCATTATGTCGCATCGACCGCAGACAACGCGAAACCAGATTCGAGGTGTTCTGACAACCGAAGATGCGCAGGTTGTGTTCATTGACACCCCCGGTATCCATAAACCCAAGCACCGCCTTGGCGAATTTATGGTTGAAACCGCCGAAAGCACCTTGAAAGAAGTGGACGTGGTCTGCTGGGTGTGTGACGTAACCGAGCCCAATCACGCCGGTGACGCGTTTATTCTCGAGAAGCTCAAGGGCATTGACACGCCGGTACTTTGTATTCTCAACAAAGTGGACGCCGTCGACAAACCAAATGTCCTCGTCATGATGGACGCACTCTCGAAGGAAATGGAGTTTGCCGAGATGATTCCGGTGTCGGCACGAGATGGCACCCAACTTGACGTGCTGCGGCACGCGCTTGTGAAGTATCTTCCGGAAGGGCCACAGTACTATCCAGACGAAATGGTCACCGATCATCCGGAGCGCTTCATCATTGCTGAGATTATTCGCGAAAAGGTCCTGCGTCTGACACAGGAAGAAGTGCCGCATTCGGTTATGGTGGACATCGAGCAGCTTGAACGACGGGAGACGTCAGGTGTCGTCTATGCACACGCCATCATCTATACCGAGCGGGACAGCCAAAAAGGCATTCTTATCGGAAAACGCGGCGCCATGCTAAAGAAGGTTGGACAGATGGCGAGACAAGAGCTCGAGGGACTTCTTGGGAACAAGGTGTACCTGGAGCTGTGGGTCAAGGTCAAGAAAGACTGGCGAAATGACCCAAGCCTGTTGCACCGTTTCGGTTTCCGCGAAGACAGATAG
- a CDS encoding YqzL family protein, producing the protein MREFSWRYFTLTGDIDAYLLYKRHQTLVQESEQQEPELREIDVDET; encoded by the coding sequence GTGCGGGAGTTTTCATGGCGCTACTTCACCTTGACAGGTGACATCGACGCATACCTGCTGTACAAGCGTCACCAAACGCTTGTGCAAGAAAGCGAACAGCAGGAACCGGAACTTAGGGAAATTGACGTAGACGAGACCTGA
- the recO gene encoding DNA repair protein RecO translates to MPRPVRGAVEVVLYNTEAYVIRTLPYGETHAIVTLLTPSGTIAAMARGAKKPQSRLAGGVQLCVKAMYTLYQGRGMGNIQQLEVVDSYRKVREQLQLAAYGAYFCELVAACSEERPNGSEAVYRWFGAALDRLRDMRDKPQIIARIWEAKVLRLLGASPRWDRCVRCGEPLGGDPAGGETAYYLPGDGGFVCSSCLAVSRQDSAAGGSQQGTSSGRTATSLGDLPSGRDVTSGAGRNPAIPVPLSVPRVLAQFSTVPWERIGTVKLGSVTEDAIRKVLRLQLHDYGGLSLKSRDFVDSIDELWSS, encoded by the coding sequence GTGCCGCGACCAGTCCGAGGGGCGGTCGAGGTAGTGCTGTACAACACGGAGGCGTATGTCATCCGTACTCTACCTTACGGGGAGACACACGCCATTGTTACGCTGCTGACACCAAGCGGAACGATAGCCGCTATGGCGCGGGGTGCCAAAAAACCGCAAAGTCGTCTGGCTGGTGGTGTTCAGCTCTGCGTAAAGGCGATGTATACCCTTTATCAAGGGCGTGGTATGGGGAACATTCAACAACTTGAAGTTGTAGATTCATACCGGAAGGTACGCGAGCAATTACAGCTCGCTGCCTACGGGGCTTACTTTTGTGAGCTTGTAGCAGCCTGCAGCGAAGAACGTCCGAACGGCAGCGAGGCCGTCTATCGGTGGTTTGGCGCAGCACTGGACAGACTTCGTGACATGCGTGACAAGCCGCAAATCATTGCCCGAATTTGGGAAGCGAAGGTGCTTCGCTTGCTCGGTGCAAGTCCCCGCTGGGACCGATGCGTCCGCTGCGGTGAACCGCTCGGGGGTGACCCTGCCGGCGGTGAAACGGCGTATTATTTGCCTGGTGACGGTGGCTTCGTTTGTTCATCGTGTCTGGCGGTAAGTCGGCAAGATTCTGCAGCGGGAGGTTCTCAGCAAGGGACGAGTTCCGGACGAACAGCGACGTCCTTAGGCGACCTGCCCTCAGGTCGAGATGTGACCTCTGGGGCCGGCCGCAACCCCGCGATTCCTGTCCCTCTTAGCGTACCGCGCGTACTCGCACAGTTCAGCACGGTTCCTTGGGAGCGCATTGGAACCGTAAAGCTTGGCTCTGTCACGGAGGATGCGATTCGGAAGGTGCTGCGGCTGCAGCTACATGACTACGGCGGACTCTCCCTAAAATCCCGTGATTTCGTTGACAGTATCGACGAACTTTGGAGTTCATAA
- a CDS encoding helix-turn-helix transcriptional regulator, with protein MIPIELTKRQETIIEIVKNHGPITGEHIAEMLSLTRATLRPDLSILTMAGFVEARPRVGYFYSGKKNADLFGDALARMRVSDYQSVPIVVQETVSVYDAVVTMFMEDVGSLIVLKERFLQGVVSRKDLLKVAIGGGNIHELPVNLAMTRLPNVITVGSDASLYDAALLMMRHQVDSLPVTPKRPDSRENVEVIGRISKTTITRAFVELGQYHEI; from the coding sequence GTGATTCCAATCGAATTGACGAAGAGACAGGAAACCATTATCGAGATCGTCAAGAATCACGGTCCCATTACCGGCGAACACATTGCAGAGATGCTTTCACTGACAAGGGCCACCTTGAGACCTGACCTATCCATTCTGACGATGGCTGGATTCGTCGAAGCCAGGCCTCGCGTCGGATATTTTTATAGTGGCAAGAAAAATGCCGATTTGTTTGGTGATGCACTGGCTCGAATGCGGGTTTCCGACTACCAATCGGTACCGATTGTGGTGCAGGAGACGGTGTCCGTGTACGACGCCGTGGTGACGATGTTTATGGAAGATGTGGGGTCACTCATTGTGCTCAAAGAGCGATTTCTCCAAGGGGTTGTGTCGCGAAAAGACTTGTTGAAGGTGGCGATTGGCGGCGGGAACATCCATGAGCTGCCGGTCAACCTCGCGATGACGCGACTGCCAAACGTCATTACCGTGGGTTCCGATGCGTCCCTTTACGATGCGGCGCTGCTGATGATGCGCCACCAGGTGGATTCCTTGCCTGTGACACCGAAGCGGCCCGACTCGCGTGAGAATGTCGAAGTGATTGGCCGCATCAGCAAAACCACCATTACGCGAGCGTTTGTAGAACTCGGACAGTATCACGAAATCTAA
- a CDS encoding kinase/pyrophosphorylase: MRMSGTPIVYIVSDSVGETAEFVIRAAASQFDGGQVDLRRVSHVHEKTVLDEVVQSAKEEHGIVAFTVVVPELREHLLDKAHEAGVQIIDIMGPVLDVFEQELGLPPARKAGLVHQLDEDYFKRVEAIEFAVKYDDGRDARGLERADVVLIGVSRTSKTPLSMYLAHRGLRVANVPLVPEVTPPEQLFRLQDKKKVIGLTIRPDKLNMIRKERLKSLGLTGEATYASEERILTELEYAESVMKRLGCPCIDVSDKAVEETAGVVLEFVAKRGTVR, translated from the coding sequence ATGAGGATGTCCGGTACACCAATCGTCTATATCGTTTCTGACTCCGTTGGAGAAACTGCAGAGTTTGTCATTCGTGCCGCTGCAAGTCAGTTTGACGGGGGGCAAGTAGACTTGCGCCGCGTGTCTCATGTCCATGAAAAGACCGTCCTTGATGAAGTCGTCCAAAGTGCGAAGGAGGAACATGGTATCGTCGCGTTCACCGTCGTTGTGCCGGAGCTTCGCGAGCACCTGCTCGACAAAGCGCACGAAGCCGGTGTGCAAATTATTGACATCATGGGGCCCGTGCTTGACGTGTTTGAGCAGGAGCTCGGCCTGCCGCCTGCACGAAAAGCCGGGCTGGTGCACCAACTGGACGAAGACTACTTTAAGCGAGTCGAGGCGATTGAGTTTGCTGTCAAGTATGACGATGGTCGCGACGCGCGGGGACTTGAACGAGCTGACGTCGTTCTAATTGGGGTGTCACGAACCTCCAAGACACCACTTTCGATGTATCTTGCCCACCGCGGCTTAAGGGTGGCGAATGTTCCTCTTGTTCCCGAAGTGACACCGCCAGAACAGTTGTTTCGCTTGCAGGATAAAAAGAAGGTGATTGGCCTGACGATTCGTCCTGACAAGTTAAACATGATTCGCAAGGAACGCCTCAAGTCGCTCGGTTTGACGGGCGAAGCCACATATGCGAGTGAGGAGCGCATCCTCACGGAGCTTGAGTACGCAGAGTCGGTGATGAAGCGTCTGGGTTGTCCGTGCATTGATGTCAGTGACAAAGCCGTTGAGGAGACTGCAGGGGTTGTACTTGAATTTGTAGCGAAAAGGGGGACTGTCAGGTGA